The following proteins are co-located in the Manihot esculenta cultivar AM560-2 chromosome 9, M.esculenta_v8, whole genome shotgun sequence genome:
- the LOC110622068 gene encoding cytoplasmic tRNA 2-thiolation protein 2 isoform X1 produces MACNSSNCQSNCYKNDEEQAEDSPSPAYRKSSTSINGQNNLCVKCKANEPISCASVGSGGDDTRFCYGCFRSNLYGKFRLSVTSHAMITPSDNVLVAFSGGPASSVALQFVHEMQHRALKNFEASKDRSLPVFGVGVAFIDESSVYPDASEKVDDAIKEMRLIVSKLAPPMKQLHVVPIENIYTSDSIDGKDRLTNLLNAVNDATGKEDLLLHLRMLALQKVASQNGYNRLIIGSCTSRIAAHVLTATVKGQGYSLSADIQYVDARWDVPVVLPLRDCTAQELNLLCRIDGLKTFQLLNNPPAGINGLVSSFVTLLQEENPSRECTIVRTAGKLTPFHFNRIPEINDCNVPLATRRRQKRYNLKTIESMTSESFCPLCNSPLSNSDLLSSSSLESCQSSRFVGACCSSCRFQILPKDSSSREHFYTSLPQQLVARMKYGSCDNSSSLRQQIQDCLLSDSEDES; encoded by the exons ATGGCGTGCAATTCTTCAAACTGCCAGTCCAATTGCTACAAAAACGACGAGGAGCAAGCAGAAGACTCGCCGTCTCCAGCTTATCGGAAGTCGAGTACTAGTATTAATGGACAGAATAATCTGTGCGTGAAGTGCAAGGCCAACGAGCCCATTTCTTGTGCCTCTGTTGGTTCTGGTGGTGATGATACCCGCTTCTGTTACGGTTGCTTTCGAAGCAATCTTTATGGGAAGTTCAGACTTTCTGTTACTTCTCATGCTATGATCACCCCTTCTGATAATGTTCTTGTTGCTTTCTCTGGCGGCCCTGCCTCAAG CGTGGCCCTACAGTTTGTACATGAAATGCAGCATAGAGCCCTGAAAAATTTTGAAGCGAGTAAGGACAGATCATTACCGGTGTTTGGTGTTGGAGTTGCATTTATTGATGAAAGTTCTGTCTACCCAGATGCTTCTGAGAAAGTGGATGATGCAATTAAAGAGATGAGATTAATTGTCTCAAAGCTAGCCCCTCCTATGAAGCAGTTACATGTGGTTccaattgaaaatatatatacttCAGATTCAATTGATGGGAAGGACAGATTGACAAACTTACTAAATGCTGTGAATGATGCAACAGGGAAAGAAGATCTTCTGTTACACCTGCGGATGTTGGCCTTGCAAAAG GTTGCTTCTCAAAATGGATACAACAGGCTTATTATAGGATCATGCACATCGAGAATTGCTGCCCATGTTCTTACAGCAACAGTTAAG gGCCAAGGATATTCTTTATCAGCTGATATACAGTATGTTGATGCCAGATGGGATGTACCAGTAGTTCTTCCTCTTCGTGACTGTACAGCACAAGAGTTGAACTTGCTATGCCGCATTGATGG TCTAAAGACCTTTCAGTTACTTAATAACCCTCCTGCTGGAATCAATGGTTTGGTGTCTTCGTTTGTGACTCTTTTGCAG GAAGAAAATCCTTCTCGAGAGTGCACGATTGTAAGAACAGCTGGAAAGCTTACTCCATTCCATTTTAATAGAATTCCTGAAATCAATGATTGTAATGTTCCTCTGGCTACTCGAAGGCGTCAGAAGAGATACAATCTTAAAACCATTGAATCTATGACCTCAGAGTCTTTCTGTCCTCTTTGCAATAGTCCTCTCAGTAACTCTGATTTATTGAGTTCAAGCAGTCTGGAAAGTTGCCAAAGTTCAAGATTTGTAGGTGCCTGTTGTTCAAGTTGCCGATTTCAGATACTCCCCAAGGATTCCTCATCAAGGGAACATTTCTATACGTCTCTCCCCCAACAATTGGTTGCCCGGATGAAGTATGGCAGCTGCGATAATTCCAGCTCGCTGAG GCAGCAAATCCAAGATTGCCTACTTTCTGACAGTGAAGATGAAAGTTAA
- the LOC110622068 gene encoding cytoplasmic tRNA 2-thiolation protein 2 isoform X2, giving the protein MACNSSNCQSNCYKNDEEQAEDSPSPAYRKSSTSINGQNNLCVKCKANEPISCASVGSGGDDTRFCYGCFRSNLYGKFRLSVTSHAMITPSDNVLVAFSGGPASSVALQFVHEMQHRALKNFEASKDRSLPVFGVGVAFIDESSVYPDASEKVDDAIKEMRLIVSKLAPPMKQLHVVPIENIYTSDSIDGKDRLTNLLNAVNDATGKEDLLLHLRMLALQKVASQNGYNRLIIGSCTSRIAAHVLTATVKGQGYSLSADIQYVDARWDVPVVLPLRDCTAQELNLLCRIDGLKTFQLLNNPPAGINGLVSSFVTLLQEENPSRECTIVRTAGKLTPFHFNRIPEINDCNVPLATRRRQKRYNLKTIESMTSESFCPLCNSPLSNSDLLSSSSLESCQSSRFVGACCSSCRFQILPKDSSSREHFYTSLPQQLVARMKYGSCDNSSSLRISFMQAANPRLPTF; this is encoded by the exons ATGGCGTGCAATTCTTCAAACTGCCAGTCCAATTGCTACAAAAACGACGAGGAGCAAGCAGAAGACTCGCCGTCTCCAGCTTATCGGAAGTCGAGTACTAGTATTAATGGACAGAATAATCTGTGCGTGAAGTGCAAGGCCAACGAGCCCATTTCTTGTGCCTCTGTTGGTTCTGGTGGTGATGATACCCGCTTCTGTTACGGTTGCTTTCGAAGCAATCTTTATGGGAAGTTCAGACTTTCTGTTACTTCTCATGCTATGATCACCCCTTCTGATAATGTTCTTGTTGCTTTCTCTGGCGGCCCTGCCTCAAG CGTGGCCCTACAGTTTGTACATGAAATGCAGCATAGAGCCCTGAAAAATTTTGAAGCGAGTAAGGACAGATCATTACCGGTGTTTGGTGTTGGAGTTGCATTTATTGATGAAAGTTCTGTCTACCCAGATGCTTCTGAGAAAGTGGATGATGCAATTAAAGAGATGAGATTAATTGTCTCAAAGCTAGCCCCTCCTATGAAGCAGTTACATGTGGTTccaattgaaaatatatatacttCAGATTCAATTGATGGGAAGGACAGATTGACAAACTTACTAAATGCTGTGAATGATGCAACAGGGAAAGAAGATCTTCTGTTACACCTGCGGATGTTGGCCTTGCAAAAG GTTGCTTCTCAAAATGGATACAACAGGCTTATTATAGGATCATGCACATCGAGAATTGCTGCCCATGTTCTTACAGCAACAGTTAAG gGCCAAGGATATTCTTTATCAGCTGATATACAGTATGTTGATGCCAGATGGGATGTACCAGTAGTTCTTCCTCTTCGTGACTGTACAGCACAAGAGTTGAACTTGCTATGCCGCATTGATGG TCTAAAGACCTTTCAGTTACTTAATAACCCTCCTGCTGGAATCAATGGTTTGGTGTCTTCGTTTGTGACTCTTTTGCAG GAAGAAAATCCTTCTCGAGAGTGCACGATTGTAAGAACAGCTGGAAAGCTTACTCCATTCCATTTTAATAGAATTCCTGAAATCAATGATTGTAATGTTCCTCTGGCTACTCGAAGGCGTCAGAAGAGATACAATCTTAAAACCATTGAATCTATGACCTCAGAGTCTTTCTGTCCTCTTTGCAATAGTCCTCTCAGTAACTCTGATTTATTGAGTTCAAGCAGTCTGGAAAGTTGCCAAAGTTCAAGATTTGTAGGTGCCTGTTGTTCAAGTTGCCGATTTCAGATACTCCCCAAGGATTCCTCATCAAGGGAACATTTCTATACGTCTCTCCCCCAACAATTGGTTGCCCGGATGAAGTATGGCAGCTGCGATAATTCCAGCTCGCTGAG AATTTCCTTCATGCAGGCAGCAAATCCAAGATTGCCTACTTTCTGA
- the LOC110622281 gene encoding protein N-terminal glutamine amidohydrolase isoform X2 translates to MTTTNLEVRVNAVNVSQFDHTPFYCEENVYFLCKKLCQIGTADAEGSDLFVAFISNEKKQRKGDGDSPCLVWDLDSSLPFPSPLAVYVSETIRPSFQLFSDYQRFFRIVHAPLFLRYFASDRRHMKDSTGNWIAQPPAYEPIVAEDGTVHNLNEYMEIYASNELTDMGADSVNLVFNQKHGVVISESRVEELFSLIS, encoded by the exons ATGACGACTACAAACTTGGAAGTACGAGTAAACGCAGTGAACGTTTCTCAATTCGATCATACACCGTTCTACTG TGAGGAGAATGTATACTTTCTTTGCAAGAAATTGTGCCAGATTGGAACAGCAGATGCTGAGGGTTCTGATCTCTTTGTTGCTTTCATTTCCAACGAAAAGAAACAG AGAAAAGGGGATGGTGACTCTCCTTGTTTAGTGTGGGATTTAGATTCAAGTcttccctttccttctcctttgGCTGTTTATGTTTCTGAAACTATCCGCCCATCGTTTCAGCTCTTTTCTGATTACCAGAG GTTCTTTAGGATTGTGCATGCTCCATTATTCCTCCGTTACTTTGCATCTGATAGAAGACACATGAAAGATTCTACTGGGAACTGGATTGCTCAGCCTCCTGCTTATGAACCGATAGTAGCTGAAG ATGGGACTGTGCACAACTTGAATGAATACATGGAGATCTATGCATCTAATGAGTTGACAGATATGGGCGCTGATTCtgtcaatttagtttttaaccAAAAACATGGTGTGGTGATAAGTGAAAGTCGGGTGGAGGAACTCTTCTCCCTAATCTCTTGA
- the LOC110622281 gene encoding protein N-terminal glutamine amidohydrolase isoform X1: MTTTNLEVRVNAVNVSQFDHTPFYCEENVYFLCKKLCQIGTADAEGSDLFVAFISNEKKQIPLWHQKASKRADGIVLWDYHVICIQRKGDGDSPCLVWDLDSSLPFPSPLAVYVSETIRPSFQLFSDYQRFFRIVHAPLFLRYFASDRRHMKDSTGNWIAQPPAYEPIVAEDGTVHNLNEYMEIYASNELTDMGADSVNLVFNQKHGVVISESRVEELFSLIS; encoded by the exons ATGACGACTACAAACTTGGAAGTACGAGTAAACGCAGTGAACGTTTCTCAATTCGATCATACACCGTTCTACTG TGAGGAGAATGTATACTTTCTTTGCAAGAAATTGTGCCAGATTGGAACAGCAGATGCTGAGGGTTCTGATCTCTTTGTTGCTTTCATTTCCAACGAAAAGAAACAG ATTCCTCTGTGGCATCAGAAGGCCAGTAAGAGAGCAGATGGGATTGTACTTTGGGATTATCATGTCATTTGCATTCAG AGAAAAGGGGATGGTGACTCTCCTTGTTTAGTGTGGGATTTAGATTCAAGTcttccctttccttctcctttgGCTGTTTATGTTTCTGAAACTATCCGCCCATCGTTTCAGCTCTTTTCTGATTACCAGAG GTTCTTTAGGATTGTGCATGCTCCATTATTCCTCCGTTACTTTGCATCTGATAGAAGACACATGAAAGATTCTACTGGGAACTGGATTGCTCAGCCTCCTGCTTATGAACCGATAGTAGCTGAAG ATGGGACTGTGCACAACTTGAATGAATACATGGAGATCTATGCATCTAATGAGTTGACAGATATGGGCGCTGATTCtgtcaatttagtttttaaccAAAAACATGGTGTGGTGATAAGTGAAAGTCGGGTGGAGGAACTCTTCTCCCTAATCTCTTGA
- the LOC110622439 gene encoding leucine-rich repeat receptor-like tyrosine-protein kinase PXC3, whose amino-acid sequence MAFLCLFYLLLVGFLSKFQTVAAQVTDQDTMLAINKELEVPGWGDNGTNFCNWRGIGCNLNHSLVEGIALSRLGLRGNVTLISELKALKQLDLSGNNFHGPIPLAFGNLSQLEFLDLSLNKFEGLIPRELGGLRSLKSLNLSNNLLVGEIPNELQGLDMLEEFQISSNSFNGSIPSWVGNLTSLRVFTAYENELGGEIPDNLGSVSELKLLNLHSNQLTGQIPSNIFAMGKLEVLVLTQNRLSGRIPELVGNCKGLSNIRIGNNDLEGVIPKAIGNISSLTYFEADDNHLSGDIISEFAQCSNLTLLNLASNGFSGVIPPQLGQLVNLQELILSGNSLFGDIPEPILGCRSLNKLDLSNNRLNGTIPNDICNMSRLQFLLLGQNSIKGEIPREIGNCMKLLELQMGSNYLSGSIPSEIGRIRNLQIALNFSYNHLHGSLPPELGKLDKLVSLDVSNNQLSGTIPQSFKGMLSLIEVNFSNNLLSGPIPAFVLFQKSPNSSFWGNKGLCGEPLSFSCGNSDASGHEYYHHKVSYRIILAVIGSGLAVFVSVTVVVLLFMMRERQEKAAKSAGVADDVANDMPAIIAGHVFVENLRQSIDFDAIVKATLKDSNKLMNGTFSAVYKAVMPSGMILSVRKLKSMDRTIIHHQNKMIRELERLSKLCHDNLVRPFGYVIFEDVALLLHHYLPNGTLAQLVHGCSKQSAYEPDWPTRLSIAIGVAEGLAFLHHVAIIHLDISSGNVLLDANFRPLVGEIEISKLLDPSKGTASISAVAGSFGYIPPEYAYTMQVTAPGNVYSYGVVLLEILTTRLPVDEDFGEGVDLVKWVHGAPARGETPEQILDAKLSTVSFGWRREMLAALKVALLCTDSTPAKRPKMKKVVEMLQEIKQT is encoded by the exons ATGGCATTTTTATGCTTGTTTTATCTTTTGCTAGTTGGGTTTCTATCAAAATTTCAGACAGTGGCTGCGCAGGTCACTGATCAGGATACCATGTTAGCCATTAATAAAGAGCTTGAAGTTCCTGGGTGGGGTGACAACGGCACAAATTTCTGCAACTGGCGGGGCATTGGTTGCAACTTGAATCATTCTTTGGTTGAAGGGATAGCTCTTTCAAGGCTTGGCCTTCGAGGTAATGTGACTTTGATATCTGAGCTCAAAGCTTTGAAGCAGCTTGATCTTTCTGGCAATAACTTTCATGGTCCAATTCCTTTGGCTTTTGGCAATTTGTCTCAGCTTGAATTTCTTGATTTGTCTTTGAATAAGTTTGAGGGTTTGATTCCCAGGGAGTTGGGTGGGCTTAGAAGCCTTAAATCACTGAACCTTTCCAATAACTTGCTCGTAGGAGAGATACCTAATGAGCTTCAGGGTCTGGACATGTTAGAAGAATTTCAAATTTCTAGTAATAGCTTCAATGGTTCAATTCCATCTTGGGTGGGTAATTTAACAAGCTTGAGAGTTTTCACTGCCTATGAGAATGAATTGGGTGGTGAAATTCCTGATAATCTAGGTTCTGTTTCTGAGTTGAAGTTGTTGAACCTTCATTCCAACCAGCTTACAGGGCAAATTCCTAGCAACATTTTTGCTATGGGAAAGTTGGAAGTTCTAGTTCTTACACAGAATAGATTGAGTGGGAGAATTCCTGAGTTAGTTGGAAACTGCAAAGGCCTTTCGAATATCCGAATTGGGAACAATGATCTTGAAGGAGTTATTCCAAAGGCAATTGGGAATATTAGTAGCCTCACATATTTTGAAGCAGATGATAATCATTTATCTGGTGATATTATCTCTGAGTTTGCTCAGTGCTCTAATCTCACCCTTCTGAATCTGGCCTCAAATGGATTTAGTGGAGTTATTCCTCCTCAGCTTGGACAGCTTGTAAATTTGCAGGAATTGATTCTTTCAGGTAACAGTTTGTTTGGAGATATCCCAGAACCAATTCTTGGATGCAGGAgtcttaataagcttgatcttagCAATAATAGATTAAATGGGACTATACCAAATGACATTTGCAACATGTCTAGATTGCAGTTCTTGCTTTTGGGTCAGAATTCAATAAAAGGTGAGATACCCCGTGAGATTGGAAACTGCATGAAACTGCTGGAATTGCAAATGGGCAGTAACTATTTGAGTGGAAGTATCCCTTCAGAGATTGGTCGAATCCGGAACTTACAGATAGCCTTGAATTTCAGCTATAATCATCTCCATGGTTCACTGCCTCCTGAATTAGGGAAACTTGACAAGTTGGTTTCTTTGGATGTCTCCAATAATCAGCTTTCTGGTACTATTCCACAATCATTCAAAGGCATGCTGAGCTTAATAGAGGTTAATTTCTCAAATAATCTGCTCAGTGGCCCAATACCTGCTTTTGTACTATTCCAAAAGAGTCCAAATTCAAGTTTTTGGGGAAACAAGGGGCTCTGTGGAGAACCATTGAGCTTCTCATGTGGAAATTCTGATGCTTCTGGTCATGAGTATTACCATCACAAGGTTTCTTACAGAATCATATTAGCTGTTATTGGTTCTGGTTTGGCAGTATTTGTTTCAGTAACTGTAGTCGTCCTCCTGTTTATGATGAGGGAGAGACAGGAAAAAGCTGCCAAAAGTGCTGGGGTTGCTGATGATGTAGCCAATGACATGCCCGCTATAATAGCAGGTCATGTTTTTGTTGAAAATCTCAGACAATCAATAGATTTTGATGCCATTGTTAAAGCAACCCTAAAGGATTCAAACAAACTCATGAATGGAACTTTCAGTGCAGTTTACAAAGCAGTCATGCCTTCTGGGATGATATTATCAGTAAGGAAACTGAAATCGATGGACAGAACCATTATACATCACCAGAACAAGATGATTAGGGAGCTTGAAAGACTGAGCAAGCTCTGTCATGATAATTTAGTGCGACCTTTTGGATATGTAATTTTTGAAGATGTTGCTCTTTTGCTGCATCATTATTTACCCAATGGAACACTAGCACAGCTTGTTCACGGGTGTAGCAAGCAATCTGCGTATGAACCCGACTGGCCTACAAGGTTATCCATTGCCATAGGAGTAGCAGAAGGATTGGCTTTTCTTCATCATGTGGCAATCATCCACCTTGACATTTCTTCAGGAAATGTTCTTTTAGATGCTAACTTCAGGCCCTTGGTTGGGGAGATTGAGATATCAAAGCTCTTAGATCCATCAAAAGGCACTGCAAGTATCAGTGCAGTTGCAGGTTCCTTTGGCTATATTCCCCCAG AATATGCATATACAATGCAAGTTACTGCACCGGGAAATGTCTATAGCTATGGGGTAGTATTGCTCGAGATCCTAACAACTCGACTACCAGTTGATGAGGACTTTGGTGAAGGGGTAGATTTGGTGAAGTGGGTGCATGGAGCTCCAGCAAGAGGTGAGACTCCAGAGCAGATACTTGATGCAAAACTCAGCACAGTTTCGTTTGGCTGGAGGAGAGAAATGCTGGCAGCTCTTAAGGTGGCATTACTCTGCACAGACAGCACACCAGCGAAGCGACCTAAAATGAAGAAGGTAGTTGAAATGCTTCAAGAAATAAAGCAAACTTGA
- the LOC110622424 gene encoding tRNA-uridine aminocarboxypropyltransferase 2: MDLEPQSQNPEPSHRRRTNCTNCNRPLPVCLCHVIPTLPIPTATQIIIIQHPHESRHKLNTTPLLTKSLLNATSLISRRLTPNLHPLLTDHHPSTATFYLFPPSHSSPAIPLSDLKKSVNEFRNTSNDPVVLIVFDATWKHAKEMVSASEGFLSKCATRVCLDGFDEDREGGSIYDSELVLRKEPYGGCVSTLEAVARWLGATEENGPEIEERLIGVLREMVRLQAQFLKPMKPRPKRPKIDRREPFY; this comes from the coding sequence ATGGATTTGGAACCACAATCACAGAACCCTGAACCGTCGCATCGCCGCCGAACAAACTGCACCAACTGCAATCGACCACTCCCAGTCTGTCTCTGCCACGTGATCCCCACCTTACCAATCCCAACTGCGACACAAATCATAATAATCCAACACCCACATGAATCACGCCACAAGCTCAATACTACACCTCTACTCACAAAATCCCTCCTCAACGCCACCTCTCTCATATCCCGCCGCCTAACCCCTAACCTCCACCCTCTCCTCACCGACCACCATCCCTCTACGGCCACATTTTACCTCTTTCCTCCTTCTCATTCTTCTCCGGCAATACCTTTATCGGACCTCAAGAAATCAGTCAACGAATTTCGAAACACCAGCAATGATCCTGTCGTTTTAATCGTATTTGATGCGACGTGGAAGCATGCGAAGGAGATGGTGAGCGCGAGCGAAGGATTTTTGAGCAAATGCGCAACGAGAGTGTGTTTGGATGGATTTGATGAGGATAGGGAAGGAGGAAGCATATATGACTCGGAGTTGGTATTGCGAAAGGAGCCGTACGGTGGCTGCGTTAGTACCTTGGAGGCGGTGGCCAGGTGGTTGGGGGCGACGGAGGAGAATGGGCCGGAGATTGAAGAGAGATTAATTGGGGTATTGAGAGAGATGGTTAGGTTGCAGGCTCAGTTCTTGAAGCCCATGAAGCCTAGGCCCAAAAGGCCCAAAATTGATCGGAGAGAACCTTTCTATTAG